From Fibrobacter succinogenes, the proteins below share one genomic window:
- a CDS encoding amino acid ABC transporter substrate-binding protein — protein sequence MKKFFAMLAAFACAAFLSACNEQKSESKTAADESFNKVKAAGVFVLGLDDSFPPMGFRDKDNNIVGFDIDLATEVCARLGLKLKTQPISWDAKEQELNTGKIDCIWNGMSVDPARAMAMNLSEPYLQNRMIFTVKDKALASLAALAGKKIAVQNGSTAQKLLDASEAGKAAKEIVPFDDNQTALLDLDKGGVDAVFLDEIVAKYWIVTNAKSYIVLEEGLSDEVYAVGFRKKDQALRDSVNNVLAAMKADGKFAEISAKWFGK from the coding sequence TTTTGCAATGCTTGCGGCGTTTGCGTGTGCCGCCTTCCTTTCTGCTTGTAACGAACAGAAGTCCGAAAGCAAGACCGCTGCCGACGAATCCTTCAACAAGGTCAAGGCCGCAGGCGTGTTTGTGCTCGGCCTCGACGATTCCTTCCCGCCGATGGGCTTCCGCGACAAGGACAATAACATCGTGGGCTTTGATATCGACCTTGCGACTGAAGTTTGCGCGCGTCTCGGTCTCAAACTCAAAACGCAGCCGATTTCGTGGGACGCGAAGGAACAGGAACTGAACACCGGCAAGATTGACTGCATTTGGAACGGCATGAGCGTTGACCCGGCACGCGCCATGGCTATGAACTTGAGCGAACCGTATCTCCAGAACCGCATGATTTTCACCGTGAAGGACAAGGCTCTTGCAAGTCTCGCGGCTCTCGCCGGCAAGAAGATTGCCGTGCAGAACGGTTCTACCGCCCAGAAGTTGCTCGATGCCTCCGAAGCGGGCAAGGCCGCCAAGGAAATCGTCCCGTTTGATGACAACCAGACGGCGCTCTTGGATTTGGATAAGGGCGGTGTCGATGCTGTGTTCCTCGACGAAATTGTCGCCAAGTACTGGATTGTCACAAATGCTAAATCCTACATTGTTCTCGAAGAAGGCCTCTCTGACGAAGTCTATGCTGTGGGTTTCCGCAAGAAGGACCAGGCTCTGCGTGATTCCGTGAACAACGTGCTTGCCGCCATGAAGGCTGACGGCAAGTTCGCTGAAATCTCTGCCAAATGGTTTGGCAAGTAA